In Streptomyces chartreusis NRRL 3882, the following are encoded in one genomic region:
- a CDS encoding sensor histidine kinase has translation MRRVSLPWGTYGRWCLVVLLTALAVLNSASTADGRYVTPAAVTAVPCGAALLVRRWPWYASAVPATAATGLWGWPLLPLLLVALFDLAAHRRVRVAVGCAAAALGANLLIPPAISLWTPQQYGSTLFVLLALVAGLWVGSRRRLLKALGDQVEHLRIERALREEAARTAERSRIAAEMHDVLAHRLSLIALHTGVLATRDEQLPAPVVERLALLRTASTEALADLRDVLGALRDHGCEPAEAAPVPVLRDVAALVEQARAAGQQAELRVDGRPEEAPAAHRLAVHRLVQEALTNARKHAGGAPVRIRLSYRPPATTVEVTNAPGSPAAHAVASGFGLVGLRERVTALGGHLHAGPGGAGSWRLAARIPHPAALEQNGTPT, from the coding sequence ATGCGGAGAGTGAGCCTGCCGTGGGGCACGTACGGGCGCTGGTGCCTGGTCGTGCTGCTGACCGCCCTCGCCGTGCTGAACAGCGCCTCCACCGCCGACGGCCGGTACGTCACACCGGCCGCCGTCACGGCGGTGCCGTGCGGAGCGGCCCTGCTGGTGCGCCGGTGGCCCTGGTACGCCTCCGCCGTGCCGGCCACCGCGGCGACCGGGCTGTGGGGATGGCCGCTGCTGCCGCTGCTGCTCGTCGCGCTGTTCGACCTGGCGGCGCACCGGCGCGTCCGGGTCGCGGTGGGCTGCGCCGCGGCAGCGCTGGGCGCCAACCTGCTCATCCCGCCGGCGATCTCGCTGTGGACCCCGCAGCAGTACGGCTCCACCCTGTTCGTGCTGCTGGCCCTGGTGGCCGGGCTGTGGGTGGGCAGCCGCCGCCGGCTGCTGAAGGCGCTGGGCGACCAGGTCGAGCATCTGCGGATCGAGCGGGCGTTGCGCGAGGAGGCCGCCCGGACCGCCGAGCGGTCCCGGATCGCCGCGGAGATGCACGACGTACTGGCCCACCGCCTGAGCCTGATCGCGCTGCACACCGGCGTCCTCGCCACCCGCGACGAGCAGTTGCCCGCACCGGTCGTGGAACGCCTCGCCCTGCTGCGCACCGCATCCACCGAGGCCCTGGCGGACCTCCGCGACGTCCTCGGAGCCCTGCGCGACCACGGCTGCGAGCCCGCCGAGGCCGCTCCCGTCCCCGTCCTGCGGGATGTGGCCGCACTGGTCGAGCAGGCGCGGGCGGCGGGGCAGCAGGCCGAGCTGCGGGTCGACGGCCGGCCCGAGGAGGCGCCCGCCGCGCACCGGCTGGCCGTCCACCGGCTCGTCCAGGAAGCACTGACGAACGCCCGTAAGCACGCCGGAGGCGCCCCGGTGCGCATCCGGCTCAGCTACCGGCCGCCCGCCACCACCGTGGAGGTCACCAACGCCCCCGGAAGCCCGGCCGCACACGCCGTCGCCTCCGGCTTCGGGCTGGTCGGCCTGCGCGAGCGCGTCACCGCCCTCGGCGGCCACCTGCACGCCGGGCCCGGCGGGGCCGGCAGCTGGCGGCTGGCCGCCCGCATCCCGCATCCCGCCGCCCTCGAACAGAACGGCACCCCCACATGA
- a CDS encoding class I SAM-dependent methyltransferase translates to MDSRTMDWTFLTEAARDPRTTGAVAPSGKALARALTDPVRALAPRPLTVLEAGAGTGAVTRALIPQLPPGSRLDVVEANPRFAGRLRRLVDTHPLLAGEPDRVRVHRSYVEDLPGEQRYDVIVSGLPLTNFTPGQTETIMTRYLELLHPGGTLTYFAYRGTRQARTLLSCRAEARRHHAVEKVMAAYQHRYATGRWSVWANLPPARVWQLRRPDREAPDGADALYGVAGARR, encoded by the coding sequence ATGGATTCCCGAACCATGGACTGGACGTTCCTCACCGAAGCGGCCCGTGACCCGCGCACCACCGGCGCCGTCGCTCCCAGCGGCAAGGCCCTGGCCCGTGCGCTGACCGATCCGGTGCGCGCCCTCGCGCCCCGGCCGCTGACCGTCCTGGAGGCGGGCGCCGGTACCGGTGCGGTCACCCGCGCCCTGATCCCGCAGCTGCCACCGGGCAGCCGCCTGGACGTCGTCGAGGCCAACCCCCGCTTCGCCGGCCGGCTGCGCCGCCTGGTCGACACGCACCCGCTCCTGGCCGGGGAGCCCGACCGGGTCCGGGTCCACCGCTCCTACGTCGAGGACCTGCCCGGCGAACAGCGCTACGACGTGATCGTCTCCGGCCTGCCCCTGACCAACTTCACCCCCGGCCAGACCGAAACGATCATGACCCGGTACCTGGAGCTCCTCCACCCCGGCGGCACCCTCACCTACTTCGCCTACCGGGGCACCCGGCAGGCCCGCACTCTGCTGTCCTGCCGTGCGGAAGCCCGCCGGCACCACGCCGTCGAAAAGGTCATGGCCGCCTACCAACACCGGTACGCCACCGGCCGCTGGTCGGTGTGGGCGAACCTGCCTCCGGCCAGGGTCTGGCAGCTGCGGCGCCCGGACCGCGAGGCGCCGGACGGGGCGGACGCGCTGTACGGCGTCGCCGGAGCCCGCCGGTGA
- a CDS encoding DedA family protein encodes MTFPSDLLGQVPATAAYAVLAAAVLAESVLLVGAFVPTLGLLLAAGALARAGQLSLPLVVGVTAGAAVAGDLLGHRTGALLGDRLRTGRLGSRVPATAWRTAETRMDRRGGQAVFLARFVPVLRTLTPHLAGATRLPYHRIAPYSAVAALLWATAEAGTGYAALATVT; translated from the coding sequence GTGACCTTCCCGTCGGACCTCCTCGGCCAGGTTCCCGCCACCGCCGCCTACGCGGTCCTGGCGGCGGCGGTCCTGGCCGAGTCCGTCCTGCTGGTCGGCGCGTTCGTCCCCACCCTCGGCCTGCTCCTGGCGGCCGGGGCGCTGGCCCGCGCCGGGCAGCTGAGCCTGCCGCTCGTCGTCGGGGTCACGGCGGGCGCCGCGGTCGCCGGTGACCTGCTCGGCCATCGCACCGGAGCCCTGCTCGGCGACCGTCTGCGCACCGGACGCCTCGGCAGCCGGGTCCCCGCCACCGCCTGGCGCACCGCCGAGACCCGGATGGACCGCCGCGGCGGACAGGCCGTGTTCCTGGCCCGGTTCGTCCCCGTGCTCCGCACGCTCACCCCGCACCTCGCGGGCGCCACCCGCCTGCCCTACCACCGCATCGCGCCCTACAGCGCGGTCGCCGCCCTGCTGTGGGCCACCGCCGAGGCCGGCACCGGCTATGCGGCGCTCGCGACGGTCACCTGA
- a CDS encoding LLM class F420-dependent oxidoreductase gives MRIAVTIFLTDETITPTRLARELEDRGFAGLYLPEHTHIPVERTTPYPAGGELPREYGRTLDPFVALGQAAAVTERLGLGTGITLVAQHDPIDLAKQVATVDHLSGGRFTLGLGFGWNVEEAADHGVRWGTRRELVRDRMALMRALWSEQPVAYGGEFGSVRASHAHPKPLQKPRGPVVGPRTLLGGAAGPKLFAHIREYADGWLPIGGRGLSESLPLLRTAWTDAGRDPEALHVVPYAVHLNPGKLAHYADLGIEEVVAQLPPAGEAEVLKALDHLAEYVSGS, from the coding sequence ATGCGCATCGCCGTAACGATCTTCCTCACCGACGAGACGATCACTCCGACCCGGCTCGCACGTGAGCTGGAGGACCGCGGTTTCGCCGGGTTGTACCTGCCCGAGCACACGCACATCCCCGTCGAGCGGACCACCCCGTACCCGGCGGGCGGCGAGCTGCCGCGCGAGTACGGCCGTACGCTCGACCCGTTCGTGGCGCTCGGCCAGGCCGCCGCCGTCACCGAGCGGCTCGGGCTCGGCACGGGCATCACGCTCGTCGCCCAGCACGACCCGATCGACCTGGCCAAGCAGGTCGCGACCGTCGACCACCTGTCCGGCGGCCGGTTCACGCTCGGGCTCGGCTTCGGCTGGAACGTCGAGGAGGCCGCCGACCACGGCGTACGGTGGGGCACCCGGCGCGAGCTGGTCCGGGACCGGATGGCGCTGATGCGGGCGCTGTGGTCGGAGCAACCGGTCGCGTACGGGGGGGAGTTCGGCAGCGTCCGGGCCAGTCACGCGCATCCCAAGCCACTCCAGAAGCCGCGCGGCCCGGTCGTCGGACCGCGCACCCTCCTCGGCGGGGCCGCCGGGCCCAAGCTGTTCGCCCACATCCGCGAGTACGCCGACGGCTGGCTGCCCATCGGCGGGCGCGGCCTGTCCGAGTCCCTGCCGCTGCTGCGGACCGCGTGGACCGACGCGGGCCGCGACCCCGAGGCCCTGCACGTCGTCCCGTACGCCGTCCACCTGAACCCGGGCAAGCTGGCCCACTACGCGGACCTGGGCATCGAGGAGGTCGTGGCGCAACTGCCGCCGGCGGGCGAGGCGGAGGTGCTGAAGGCGCTGGACCACCTTGCGGAGTACGTGTCCGGCTCCTGA
- a CDS encoding bifunctional FO biosynthesis protein CofGH, with protein MTTSATSGTGPTENSMRRALKRARDGVSLDVAEAAVLLQARGAHLEDLAASAARVRDAGLEAAGRPGVITYSKSVFIPLTRLCRDKCHYCTFVTVPGKLRRDGHGMFMSPDEVLDIARKGAALGCKEALITLGDKPEDRWPEAREWLDAHGYDDTIAYVRAISIRILEETGLLPHLNPGVMSWTDFQRLKPVAPSMGMMLETTATRLWSEPGGPHHGSPDKEPAVRLRVLEDAGRSSVPFTSGILIGIGETHEERAESLFALRKVSRAYHGVQELIIQNFRAKPDTAMRGMPDAELDELVATVAVARLLMGPSGCIQAPPNLVDDEYERLIGAGIDDWGGVSPLTIDHVNPERPWPQIDQLAEKSRAAGFELRERLCVYPEFVRRGEPWLDPRLRPHVAALADPETGLARPEALPRGLPWQEPEEVFVASGRTDLHTSIDSEGRTSDRRDDFDEVYGDWGALREAAAPGMAPERIDTDVRQALRTAADDPTRLSDDEALALLHADGPALDALARVADDVRKSAVGDDVTYIVTRNINFTNVCYTGCRFCAFAQRRTDADAYTLSLDQVADRAQQAWDVGAVEVCMQGGIHPDLPGTAYFDIARAVKERVPGMHVHAFSPMEVVNGAARTGMSVREWLTAAKEAGLDTIPGTAAEILDDEVRWILTKGKLPAAEWIEVVTTAHELGIRSSSTMMYGHVDQPRHWLGHLRTLAGIQQRTGGFTEFVTLPFVHTNAPVYLAGIARPGPTMRDNRAVTAMARLLLHPYIPNIQTSWVKLGTEGAAEMLRSGANDLGGTLMEETISRMAGSSYGSYKSVKDLIAVADAAGRPARPRNTLYGEVPQERQRAARASDGHLPELLPVLD; from the coding sequence ATGACGACTTCCGCGACCTCCGGAACCGGCCCCACCGAGAACTCCATGCGTCGCGCCCTGAAACGGGCGAGGGACGGCGTCTCCCTCGACGTCGCCGAGGCGGCCGTCCTGCTCCAGGCCCGGGGCGCGCACCTGGAGGACCTGGCCGCCTCGGCCGCCCGGGTGCGGGACGCCGGCCTGGAGGCGGCCGGCCGGCCCGGTGTCATCACGTACTCGAAGAGCGTCTTCATCCCGCTGACCCGGTTGTGCCGGGACAAGTGCCACTACTGCACGTTCGTCACCGTCCCGGGCAAGCTGCGCCGCGACGGGCACGGGATGTTCATGTCCCCCGACGAGGTCCTGGACATCGCCCGCAAGGGCGCCGCCCTGGGCTGCAAGGAAGCCCTCATCACCCTCGGCGACAAGCCCGAGGACCGCTGGCCCGAGGCGCGCGAGTGGCTCGACGCGCACGGCTACGACGACACCATCGCCTACGTCCGCGCCATCTCCATCCGCATCCTGGAGGAGACAGGCCTGCTTCCCCATCTGAACCCGGGCGTCATGTCCTGGACCGACTTCCAGCGGCTCAAGCCCGTCGCGCCCAGCATGGGCATGATGCTGGAGACGACCGCGACCCGCCTGTGGTCCGAGCCGGGCGGCCCCCACCACGGCTCCCCCGACAAGGAACCGGCCGTCCGCCTGCGCGTCCTGGAGGACGCCGGCCGCTCCTCCGTCCCCTTCACCTCGGGGATCCTCATAGGCATCGGCGAGACCCACGAGGAGCGCGCCGAGTCCCTGTTCGCGCTGCGGAAGGTGTCCCGGGCCTACCACGGCGTCCAGGAGCTGATCATCCAGAACTTCCGCGCCAAGCCGGACACCGCGATGCGCGGCATGCCCGACGCGGAACTGGACGAACTGGTCGCCACGGTGGCCGTCGCCCGCCTGCTCATGGGCCCCTCGGGCTGTATCCAGGCCCCGCCCAACCTCGTCGACGACGAGTACGAGCGGCTGATCGGCGCCGGCATCGACGACTGGGGCGGGGTGTCCCCGCTGACCATCGACCACGTCAACCCCGAGCGGCCCTGGCCGCAGATCGACCAGCTCGCCGAGAAGTCCCGGGCCGCCGGTTTCGAACTCCGCGAACGACTCTGCGTGTACCCCGAGTTCGTACGGCGCGGTGAGCCCTGGCTGGACCCGCGGCTGCGCCCGCACGTGGCCGCGCTGGCCGACCCGGAGACCGGCCTGGCCCGCCCCGAGGCCCTTCCGCGAGGTCTGCCGTGGCAGGAGCCGGAGGAGGTCTTCGTCGCTTCCGGCCGCACCGACCTGCACACGTCGATCGACTCCGAGGGCCGTACCTCGGACCGCCGGGACGACTTCGACGAGGTGTACGGCGACTGGGGCGCCCTGCGCGAGGCCGCCGCCCCGGGCATGGCACCCGAGCGCATCGACACCGACGTACGGCAGGCCCTGCGCACCGCGGCCGACGACCCGACCAGGCTCAGCGACGACGAGGCGCTGGCCCTGCTGCACGCGGACGGCCCGGCCCTGGACGCCCTCGCGCGGGTCGCCGACGACGTACGGAAGTCGGCCGTCGGTGACGACGTCACCTACATCGTCACCCGCAACATCAACTTCACCAACGTCTGTTACACGGGCTGCCGTTTCTGCGCCTTCGCCCAGCGCCGCACCGACGCCGACGCCTACACCCTCTCCCTGGACCAGGTCGCCGACCGGGCGCAGCAGGCCTGGGACGTCGGCGCGGTGGAGGTCTGCATGCAGGGCGGCATCCACCCGGACCTGCCCGGCACGGCGTACTTCGACATCGCGCGGGCGGTGAAGGAGCGCGTCCCGGGCATGCACGTGCACGCCTTCTCGCCGATGGAGGTCGTCAACGGCGCGGCCCGTACCGGCATGTCCGTCCGCGAGTGGCTGACGGCGGCCAAGGAGGCCGGCCTGGACACCATCCCGGGCACGGCAGCCGAGATCCTCGACGACGAGGTCCGCTGGATCCTGACCAAGGGCAAGCTGCCCGCGGCGGAGTGGATCGAGGTCGTGACGACGGCGCACGAGCTGGGCATCCGGTCGAGCTCGACGATGATGTACGGGCATGTGGACCAGCCCCGGCACTGGCTCGGGCACCTGCGCACCCTGGCCGGCATCCAGCAGCGCACCGGCGGTTTCACCGAGTTCGTGACGCTGCCGTTCGTGCACACCAACGCGCCCGTGTACCTGGCGGGGATCGCCCGGCCCGGCCCGACCATGCGGGACAACCGCGCGGTCACGGCCATGGCCCGGCTGCTGCTGCACCCGTACATCCCCAACATCCAGACCAGCTGGGTGAAGCTGGGCACCGAGGGCGCGGCGGAGATGCTCCGCTCGGGCGCCAACGACCTCGGCGGGACGCTCATGGAGGAGACGATCTCCCGGATGGCGGGCTCGTCGTACGGCTCGTACAAGTCGGTCAAGGACCTCATCGCGGTGGCCGACGCCGCGGGCCGCCCGGCGAGGCCCCGGAACAC